A segment of the Collimonas fungivorans genome:
ACCCAGAGCTGGACCCAAGTCTTCATGCCTTATTGTTCCGCCGACATCCACATGGGCAGTGCGATTCGCCAATATACCGATCCGACCAGCGGCGACTGGCGCCTGCAGCACTTCAACGGCATCAAGAACGCCCAGGCCGTGGCGCAATGGCTGGTGGCGCATGGTTTGTCCAAACCGCAACGGATGCTGGTGTGGGGCATGAGCGCCGGCGGTTATGGCGCATTGGCGGATTATGCTTACTTCCGCGATACGCTCAAACCGCAAGCCTATAGTTCCTTGCTGAATGACTCCGGTACGGTGTTTGTCACGGCGTTCAATGCCGATCCGGCCCAGCATCCATCGGTATACCTGTATGACACGGCGAAAAGCCAATGGGGTCTTGACGCAGCAGGCGGCATGCTGGCAACCAACAAGAAACTGTTGCCGAAGTACGACGAGAATGTCATGGGCAGCGTGTACCGGGCATTGAGTGCGCAGTATCCGCATGATCGCCTCGGGTATGCCTCGTTCCAGCAGGACAAAACGATATCAGGCTATCACTACACGCCATTCGTACCGGCAATCCAAGGCTTGGCCGGCAATACATCGGCGCTGACGGCGGTCGACCTGGCGTTGTTCAAGCAAGAACTGCCAGGCATCCAGGCGGCAATGGCGCCCTTGCCCAACTTCGGCTATTACCTGCCCTGGGCGCGCGGTGGCCTGATCAATGATCATACGGTGACGACGCTCACTTTTTCCGGAACAGATATTCATGAAAACGGCATCAATACAAACATCGGGGATTTTATTAACGATCTTTTGTCTCAAAAGGACCCGGCGGATGCGCCGGTGATGAAAGTCTTCCGCACGGAGCAATGGTCGGACGCCAGTTTTGCTTCCGTCCTCGGATTCCTGGAAACGATTTTCAGCTCCATCTTCGGCTAAGCAGCATACACAGGCCTGCTCGCCATGCGCGTTCAATCAAGCTGTCCAAGGGCTATGCGGCTAATCGTCATCATGGCGATGACGATGGCCGCACTGCCGGCGACGGCTGCTGCGAGCGCGGCTGAGCAGGGAGCGGAAGGTAGAAATCCCGGCCCTGCCGAGCGCGGGCTGGATTTACCTGCATTGCGCCAGTCCTTGAGCAGCCGGCCCGACGGCGAAGAAAAACTCGCCCATATCCTGGCATTTGCGCGCTTCCGCGATCGAATCGAAATGTTGGCCGTCCTGCCTTCCGGCGATCGTGTCAGACAGGCCTTGCAATTGCTCGAGGAACTCCCGGAGCACGTCTATCGCGGAGAGCTGCCGCCTGTCCAGGCAATTCCGCTTAGTTCCGCACTGCTGGAGTACGCAGAGTCTAATCCGGTTGCGCGTAGCCTGAAAGAAAAGCAGAGTGAGCAACGCTGGAAACAATATGCGCAAGAAACAGTTGGACCATCGCCTGCGCTGGATCCTCGCCACAAGATGTATGAGCGGGAAAGTTTGCGCATCTATCAAGAAGTGATGTCCACGGTAAACGACCCGCAGCAACAGCAAGCAATGCTGATGAGCCGCTTGCAGGCTTTGCGGGTTCAGCTTTACGACAAGTCAAAGGAGGACTGAAATATAAACTGGCGGTCCTCCGGATAGACTTATACCAACCTGTTTTTTGCCACAAATTAGTTGTTGATTCGCAATAATTTGCATTGGACGAACAAAACCGGTGTTAATATTTTTGCCGTGGCTTGTCGGTTTCATTGAGAAACCACTCTGCATTTATGCCGCTTCAGAGTAATTTTCGATCTTCATGGTCAGATTACTTCTTTGCCTGACGCTTCCAAATGATCGCGATTGTTTAAAGCCGCAATGAGCCATGCCTGCACAAAATTACCTACATATCTGGGACGACAGGCTTTTGTATATCGCTCCTTCGATTGCGTCCGGAATGACGGTCCGTTCGACGGCCACCCTGTTGATTTCACTAACGGGGAAGCCATTCATATTGAGGCCGCTGAACGGAATATCGTTGCGATATCGTGCGGCGCTGGTGGCGCCGCATGTCGCGCGTGGTCTTGAAGCTGACAGTTGCGGCCTGCTGTCGTTAAACCTGGATCCGGTTTCCGTCAATTATCACGCATTGAGGAAAGTGGTAGGTACCGGGCCGATCCATGAAATCGACTGGCGCTGCTTTGGCAATTTACGCGACTTGTTCGAAGGAGTGATGCATGGCCAGATACAGGGACCGGCCTTGCACCGCTTTACGACCGTCTTGATCAACGCTATCTGTCAAGGCCGGCCGGCTGACGCCATTGTCGACGCCAGGGTGAAAATGGTAATGCAGCGCTTGCAGTGCGATTCTGAAAAGATTGTCCTCGCCGACCTTGCAGACATCGCCGGTCTTTCACCATGCCGTCTCACCCATTTGTTCAGCCAGGAAATCGGTCTTTCGATCAAACGCTATCTGTTATGGGCCAAGGTCAGGCGTGCAGGGCAATTGCTGGTCAGCGGCAAGCCTTTGGTCGATATTGCGCACGCCAGCGGCTTTTCCGATTCGTCTCATATGAACAGGACTTATCAGCAATACTTCGGACTGTCTCCTTCGTTCCTTGCTGATAACGCCAAGGTTGCGCTGACCGTCGACAATAGTGCAACAGCCATGTGGCGAGATGGTGGCAGCGGCGTCAGCTTTTGATCTTGTTTATCCTGGCGACGGCGAAAGCGGCACCGCAGTTCGAACTACACGGCCTGGCTGCCGCCAAAGTTATTCCTGTACGCGTTTGGGCTGGTCCCGACAACGCGTGCGAAATGCTCCCTGAGGGAAGTCGCCGAGCCGAAACCTGCCATGGCGGCGACCTGCTCGATGGATAGCGC
Coding sequences within it:
- a CDS encoding pectin acetylesterase-family hydrolase, giving the protein MPISKIVKELILTVLCVFAMAHGHAATAPVPDPAIPYYSWYEVTLPADSGASCANGTPYRFYINRAQSDNLLLGMEGGGACWSYGTCTGKGTGTEAGYSASNPDGIPNNYMNGTIAESLVSSLLSPIMTRMDFWSWLKGTPAVETQSWTQVFMPYCSADIHMGSAIRQYTDPTSGDWRLQHFNGIKNAQAVAQWLVAHGLSKPQRMLVWGMSAGGYGALADYAYFRDTLKPQAYSSLLNDSGTVFVTAFNADPAQHPSVYLYDTAKSQWGLDAAGGMLATNKKLLPKYDENVMGSVYRALSAQYPHDRLGYASFQQDKTISGYHYTPFVPAIQGLAGNTSALTAVDLALFKQELPGIQAAMAPLPNFGYYLPWARGGLINDHTVTTLTFSGTDIHENGINTNIGDFINDLLSQKDPADAPVMKVFRTEQWSDASFASVLGFLETIFSSIFG
- the plcR gene encoding phospholipase C accessory protein PlcR, which gives rise to MAALPATAAASAAEQGAEGRNPGPAERGLDLPALRQSLSSRPDGEEKLAHILAFARFRDRIEMLAVLPSGDRVRQALQLLEELPEHVYRGELPPVQAIPLSSALLEYAESNPVARSLKEKQSEQRWKQYAQETVGPSPALDPRHKMYERESLRIYQEVMSTVNDPQQQQAMLMSRLQALRVQLYDKSKED
- a CDS encoding helix-turn-helix transcriptional regulator; this encodes MPAQNYLHIWDDRLLYIAPSIASGMTVRSTATLLISLTGKPFILRPLNGISLRYRAALVAPHVARGLEADSCGLLSLNLDPVSVNYHALRKVVGTGPIHEIDWRCFGNLRDLFEGVMHGQIQGPALHRFTTVLINAICQGRPADAIVDARVKMVMQRLQCDSEKIVLADLADIAGLSPCRLTHLFSQEIGLSIKRYLLWAKVRRAGQLLVSGKPLVDIAHASGFSDSSHMNRTYQQYFGLSPSFLADNAKVALTVDNSATAMWRDGGSGVSF